The following coding sequences are from one Ornithodoros turicata isolate Travis chromosome 1, ASM3712646v1, whole genome shotgun sequence window:
- the LOC135391715 gene encoding uncharacterized protein LOC135391715, with protein sequence MACVLSARLYSYLQRHLEVRLEEVAFWSDSTIAIHWINSEPSRWKTFVRNRVEDIQLHTDAAQWRHCSGNENPADLVTRGVSATNLVSSTLWWNGPEWIRKSNWPRGKTDGMQYQSTEEEALKKTGVLQTQVSETTSSALLDVESYSSLHRLLRVTAWILRCVRNSRPGYRTSGPITVMELAEAGKHWTKHVQGECFATEIKCTLENRKLPANSTLRTVTLFIDKKGLLRINDREQFSGKG encoded by the coding sequence ATGGCGTGCGTGTTATCAGCGAGATTGTACTCCTACTTGCAACGTCATCTAGAAGTCCGTCTAGAAGAAGTGGCCTTCTGGTCAGACTCGACAATCGCTATCCACTGGATCAACAGCGAGCCAAGCAGGTGGAAAACGTTTGTACGAAACCGTGTGGAAGATATTCAACTACACACGGATGCTGCTCAGTGGCGACATTGTTCCGGGAACGAGAACCCTGCAGACTTAGTAACGAGAGGAGTATCCGCGACGAACCTGGTTTCCAGTACCCTGTGGTGGAACGGGCCGGAGTGGATAAGGAAATCGAACTGGCCTCGAGGAAAAACGGATGGTATGCAGTATCAGAGTACTGAAGAGGAGGCCCTGAAGAAAACAGGGGTCCTTCAGACGCAAGTCAGTGAAACGACAAGCAGCGCTTTGCTAGACGTAGAGTCGTATAGCAGTCTTCACCGACTCCTAAGAGTGACAGCCTGGATTCTGCGCTGTGTCAGAAATTCGAGGCCAGGGTATCGAACGTCAGGTCCCATCACCGTTATGGAACTAGCCGAGGCTGGGAAGCACTGGACAAAACACGTACAGGGAGAATGTTTTGCGACAGAAATTAAGTGCACCCTGGAGAACCGGAAGCTACCGGCAAATTCCACCCTGCGCACGGTGACCCTGTTCATCGACAAGAAGGGACTGCTCAGAATCAACGACCGAGAGCAGTTCAGTGGGAAAGGGTAG
- the LOC135391711 gene encoding uncharacterized protein LOC135391711 has protein sequence MESQGLDDPVVNYFVQTVSKSNERYEVALPWRDHVYLNSKKEVAMRRLQQLTRKLQKAPVLLEAYDVAILQYYGHDMAELVGEDVQTEGFTYYMSHQAVVREASRTTKLWAVFDASSHGPGSLSLNDNLQSGPNLTADLVALLLSFRQHNVALVADMEKAFLQIQVKGSDRDALRFLWYDRIPRPQEDAPNIVTFRMKRVPFGTTSSPFLLAAMLKHHFENMAHKFPMSSKLLSESM, from the coding sequence ATGGAATCTCAGGGATTGGACGACCCGGTAGTGAACTACTTCGTGCAAACAGTGAGCAAGAGTAATGAGCGATACGAAGTAGCATTACCGTGGAGGGACCACGTTTACCTCAATAGCAAGAAAGAAGTGGCCATGAGACGGCTCCAGCAGCTGACGAGAAAATTACAGAAAGCACCGGTGTTGCTGGAAGCCTACGACGTGGCTATCCTACAATACTACGGACACGACATGGCGGAGCTGGTGGGCGAAGACGTTCAGACGGAGGGTTTCACCTATTACATGTCGCACCAGGCGGTTGTTCGTGAGGCAAGCAGAACGACGAAACTCTGGGCAGTGTTTGACGCGTCGTCACACGGTCCAGGGTCATTGTCTCTCAACGACAATTTACAAAGCGGACCAAACTTGACAGCAGATCTCGTTGCCCTCCTACTGAGCTTCAGGCAGCACAACGTTGCGCTTGTCGCAGACATGGAAAAGGCGTTCCTCCAGATTCAAGTGAAGGGGAGTGACAGAGACGCCCTGCGTTTTCTATGGTACGATCGCATACCACGGCCTCAGGAGGACGCGCCAAACATTGTCACATTCAGAATGAAGAGGGTCCCGTTTGGGACTACTTCAAGTCCGTTTTTGTTGGCAGCTATGCTGAAGCACCACTTCGAGAACATGGCGCACAAGTTTCCAATGTCTTCGAAGTTGCTTTCTGAAAGCATGTAA